From a region of the Molothrus ater isolate BHLD 08-10-18 breed brown headed cowbird chromosome 15, BPBGC_Mater_1.1, whole genome shotgun sequence genome:
- the CXXC5 gene encoding CXXC-type zinc finger protein 5: MSNSGSHQDTGNKPETEKNNQDDSQPPVNSERRNKSGIISEPLNKSLKKSRPLSHYSTFGSSSSVSEHSEKGNPLANGNDATVDKSHSTSKHKNISSMLSKLDRMSELSSEGQTALQQFAQSTEMLKRVVQEHLPLTSEHGTGISDMEAVSAAETMNGPSDFPYLGAFPINPGLFIMTPAGVFLAESALHMAGLAEYPMQNELASAINSGKKKRKRCGMCPPCRRRINCEQCSSCRNRKTGHQICKFRKCEELKKKPSAALEKVMLPTGAAFRWFQ, translated from the exons ATGTCAAATTCGGGCTCCCATCAAGACACTGGGAACAAGCCAGAGACggaaaaaaataaccaagaTGACTCTCAACCCCCTGTCAACTCCGAGAGGAGGAACAAAAGTGGAATAATAAGTGAACCTTTGAACAAAAGTCTTAAGAAGTCCCGTCCACTCTCCCACTATTCCACCTTTGGTAGCAGCAGCTCGGTAAGCGAACATTCAGAGAAAGGCAACCCCTTAGCTAATGGCAACGATGCGACTGTGGATAAAAGTCATTCTACCTCAAAGCACAAAAACATCTCTAGTATGCTGAGCAAATTAGACCGGATGTCGGAGCTCTCCTCAGAAGGACAGACCGCCCTCCAACAGTTTGCTCAGTCGACAGAAATGCTCAAAAGAGTGGTACAGGAGCATCTTCCTCTAACAAGCGAGCACGGGACTGGTATCTCTGACATGGAGGCAGTCTCAGCTGCAGAGACAATGAACGGCCCCTCTGATTTTCCTTACCTGGGGGCTTTTCCCATCAACCCAGGCCTTTTCATTATGACCCCTGCCGGCGTGTTTCTGGCAGAGAGCGCGCTCCATATGGCTGGCTTGGCAGAGTATCCCATGCAGAATGAGTTGGCATCTGCCATCAATTCGGGGAAAAAGAAACGGAAAAGATGCGGCATGTGCCCGCCCTGCCGAAGACGGATAAACTGCGAGCAGTGCAGCAGTTGTAGGAATCGCAAAACTGGCCACCAGATTTGCAAATTCCGAAAATGTGAAGAACTCAAAAAGAAGCCTTCTGCAGCACTGGAG aAGGTGATGCTTCCTACAGGAGCCGCGTTCAGATGGTTCCAGTAG